Proteins from one Roseovarius nanhaiticus genomic window:
- a CDS encoding bifunctional folylpolyglutamate synthase/dihydrofolate synthase — translation MSGAGSDIILERMMALHPKIIDLTLDRVWRLLEALGNPQNDLPPVIHIAGTNGKGSTQAMIRAGLEAESSRVHAYTSPHLARFHERIRLAGSLITEDALSTVLDECYTANGSDPITYFEITTCAALLAMARTPADYTLLEVGLGGRLDATNVVARPALTIITPVSIDHEQYLGNTLAKIAFEKAGIIKRGVPCIVGPQADEALDVIEEVAARHGAPVIAHGQHWHVSAERGRMIYQDESGLLDLPLPNLPGAHQIENAGAAIAALRHLAKGDLATEAAVTRAEWPARMQRLDRGALAEAAPRAELWLDGGHNASAGQALGRHLASLPPRPTHLICGMLNTKDIGGYLRPLATEASSLTALSIPGEANTLPAEVTAAAAEAAGLTAHVAPDLRAALARITAEDPEARILICGSLYLAGHVMRENG, via the coding sequence ATGAGCGGCGCAGGATCGGACATCATTCTCGAGAGGATGATGGCGCTTCACCCCAAGATCATCGATCTCACGCTCGACCGCGTCTGGCGGTTGCTGGAGGCTTTGGGCAATCCGCAGAATGACCTGCCCCCGGTGATCCACATCGCCGGGACCAATGGGAAGGGCAGCACGCAGGCCATGATCCGCGCGGGGCTGGAGGCGGAGAGCAGCCGCGTCCATGCCTATACCTCGCCCCATCTCGCCCGGTTTCACGAGCGGATCCGACTTGCCGGGAGCCTCATCACCGAGGACGCGCTGAGCACAGTTCTGGACGAGTGCTATACCGCCAATGGCAGCGATCCGATCACCTATTTCGAGATCACGACCTGTGCCGCGCTTCTTGCGATGGCGCGCACACCCGCCGATTACACCCTGCTCGAAGTGGGCCTTGGCGGGCGGCTGGACGCGACGAATGTGGTGGCGCGGCCCGCGCTCACCATTATCACCCCGGTCAGCATCGACCACGAGCAATATCTGGGGAATACGCTGGCCAAGATCGCGTTCGAAAAAGCGGGTATCATCAAACGCGGCGTGCCCTGCATCGTCGGCCCGCAAGCGGATGAGGCGCTGGACGTGATCGAGGAGGTCGCGGCGCGTCACGGCGCGCCCGTCATCGCCCACGGCCAGCACTGGCATGTCAGCGCCGAGCGAGGCCGCATGATCTACCAGGACGAGAGCGGCCTCTTGGACCTGCCCCTGCCCAACCTGCCCGGCGCGCATCAGATAGAAAACGCGGGCGCCGCCATCGCCGCCCTGCGGCATCTCGCCAAAGGCGATCTTGCCACCGAAGCTGCCGTCACGCGCGCCGAATGGCCCGCCCGCATGCAGCGCCTCGACCGCGGCGCACTGGCCGAGGCCGCCCCACGCGCCGAGCTGTGGCTGGATGGCGGCCATAATGCGTCCGCCGGGCAGGCGCTGGGGCGCCACTTGGCCAGCCTGCCGCCCCGCCCGACGCACCTGATCTGCGGCATGCTCAATACCAAGGATATCGGCGGCTACCTGCGCCCGCTGGCAACCGAGGCGAGCAGCCTCACCGCGCTGTCGATTCCCGGAGAGGCGAACACTTTGCCCGCCGAAGTCACCGCCGCCGCCGCGGAGGCGGCAGGCCTGACCGCGCATGTCGCGCCGGATCTGCGCGCAGCCCTGGCGAGGATCACGGCGGAAGATCCCGAGGCTCGGATCCTGATCTGCGGCTCGCTCTATCTGGCCGGGCATGTCATGCGCGAAAATGGCTGA
- the accD gene encoding acetyl-CoA carboxylase, carboxyltransferase subunit beta codes for MNWITNYMRPRINSIFSRREMPENLWTKCDECGSMLFHREMSQNLNVCTNCGHHMNIAPRARFEALFDGGTFTEVAVPAPKPDPLHFRDQKRYPDRLKAAQKSTGEKEAMLVATGEIGRTPIVAAAQDFSFMAGSMGMYVGNAIIAAAEQAVKLKRPLILFSAAGGARMQEGILSLMQMPRTTVAIQMLKEAGLPYIVVLTHPTTGGVTASYAMLGDVQIAEPNALICFAGPRVIEQTIREKLPEGFQRAEYLLDHGMLDRVTPRPQMREELITITRMLLGLPPVIAGDLPAPTLEEAEPQGAEATAKRAADAKAAPAPEATTKK; via the coding sequence ATGAACTGGATCACGAATTACATGCGCCCGCGCATCAACTCGATCTTCTCGCGCCGCGAGATGCCCGAGAATCTGTGGACCAAATGCGATGAGTGCGGCTCGATGCTGTTCCACCGCGAGATGAGCCAGAACCTGAATGTCTGCACCAATTGCGGCCACCACATGAATATCGCGCCGCGCGCACGGTTCGAGGCATTGTTCGATGGCGGCACCTTCACCGAGGTCGCGGTGCCTGCACCCAAACCCGACCCGCTACATTTCCGCGATCAGAAGCGGTATCCCGACCGGCTGAAGGCCGCGCAGAAATCCACGGGCGAAAAAGAGGCGATGCTGGTCGCCACCGGCGAAATCGGGCGCACGCCAATCGTCGCCGCCGCGCAGGACTTCTCGTTCATGGCCGGGTCCATGGGCATGTATGTCGGCAACGCGATCATCGCCGCAGCCGAGCAGGCGGTGAAGCTGAAGCGCCCGCTGATCCTCTTCTCCGCCGCGGGCGGCGCCCGCATGCAGGAGGGGATCTTGTCCCTCATGCAGATGCCGCGCACGACGGTCGCGATCCAGATGCTCAAGGAAGCGGGCCTGCCCTATATCGTGGTGCTCACGCATCCCACGACCGGCGGCGTCACTGCCTCCTACGCAATGCTGGGTGACGTTCAGATCGCCGAGCCGAACGCGCTCATCTGCTTTGCCGGGCCCCGCGTGATCGAGCAGACGATCCGCGAGAAGCTTCCCGAGGGCTTCCAGCGCGCCGAATATTTGCTGGATCACGGCATGCTGGACCGCGTCACGCCCCGCCCGCAAATGCGCGAAGAGCTGATCACCATCACCCGCATGCTCCTGGGTCTGCCGCCGGTTATCGCTGGCGATCTGCCCGCCCCGACTTTGGAGGAGGCCGAGCCGCAGGGTGCCGAGGCGACAGCCAAACGCGCTGCCGACGCCAAGGCCGCCCCCGCGCCCGAGGCGACGACCAAGAAATGA
- a CDS encoding CPBP family intramembrane glutamic endopeptidase has product MRYPGYAPLVEPARRSAALWRLMVGIVLITAVFLALSLIYGFLITQFIPIEAWGEDGLGIEQATTPLGALVNLYAFGLLIMALALVLPLIHKRGLRSVIGRPALALRQGGRVLLYMLGVYVAASLVQLIDPIPLTPGLDPSRWLALLPLTLLGLLIQTGAEEVVFRGYLQSQLAARVRHPAVWLVLPALLFGMLHFQPGIMGNAAWVIVVWAALFGIAAADLTARCGTLGPAIALHFGNNFAAIAISAPTGYFDGLALATYPFGPDDTALMLQWMPMDLGILLCSYLAARLALRV; this is encoded by the coding sequence ATGCGATATCCCGGTTACGCTCCCCTTGTCGAACCCGCGCGCCGCAGTGCCGCCCTCTGGCGGCTCATGGTCGGTATTGTGCTGATTACGGCCGTCTTTCTGGCGCTGTCGCTGATCTACGGCTTTTTGATCACGCAGTTCATACCGATCGAGGCTTGGGGCGAAGACGGGCTCGGAATCGAGCAAGCCACAACGCCCCTGGGCGCGCTCGTGAATCTCTACGCCTTCGGACTGTTGATCATGGCGCTGGCCCTCGTGCTGCCACTCATCCACAAGCGCGGGCTGCGCAGCGTAATCGGCCGCCCTGCCCTGGCACTGCGCCAAGGTGGGCGCGTCCTGCTCTACATGCTGGGCGTCTATGTGGCCGCGTCGCTGGTGCAACTGATCGACCCCATCCCGCTGACGCCGGGGCTGGATCCGTCGCGTTGGCTGGCCCTGTTGCCGTTGACGCTGTTGGGCCTCTTGATCCAGACCGGCGCCGAAGAGGTGGTCTTTCGCGGCTATCTGCAAAGCCAGCTGGCCGCACGGGTGCGTCACCCGGCCGTTTGGCTGGTGCTGCCCGCGCTTCTCTTTGGAATGCTGCATTTCCAGCCCGGCATCATGGGAAATGCGGCATGGGTCATCGTCGTCTGGGCGGCGCTTTTTGGTATCGCCGCAGCAGACCTGACCGCGCGTTGCGGCACATTGGGGCCGGCCATCGCGCTACACTTCGGCAACAACTTTGCCGCCATCGCCATCAGCGCTCCGACGGGGTATTTCGACGGGCTGGCACTGGCCACCTACCCGTTCGGACCCGACGACACGGCACTTATGCTGCAATGGATGCCGATGGATCTGGGCATCCTGCTCTGCTCGTATCTGGCAGCGCGGCTGGCCCTGCGCGTCTGA
- the ilvD gene encoding dihydroxy-acid dehydratase → MTKFDKSKLPSRYVTEGPSKAPHRSYMYAMGLSEEEIHQPLVGVATCWNEAAPCNIALSRQAQAVKMGVKAGSGTPREFTTITVTDGIAMGHEGMRSSLASREAIADTVELTMRGHAYDAIVGLAGCDKSLPGMMMAMVRLNTPSVFIYGGSILPGRAPQVDEIPEDFRTRDLTVQDMFEAVGRHQNGTMSDAALDMLERVACPSAGACGGQFTANTMACVSEAIGLALMNSSGMPAPYESRDQYGEASGRAVMNLIEKNIRARDVVTLQSLQNAARVVACTGGSTNAGLHLPAIAHEAGIDFFLEDVCDIFRDTPYFVDLKPGGAHVAKDLYDVGGIPVVMKELRKAGLIHEDCITASGRSIGEELDLISREADGKVIYPIETPITKTGGVVGLKGNLAPEGAIVKVAGIPAEGQVFTGPARVFESEEEAFEAVQKRGYEEGEVIVIRNEGPAGGPGMREMLATTAALSGQGMGKKVALITDGRFSGATRGFCVGHVGPESAYGGPIALLKNGDMITIDAVEGALTVDLSDEELAKRKEGWAGPRETMYASGAIWKFAQLVGPTYKGAVTHPGAEAERHIYMDI, encoded by the coding sequence ATGACCAAGTTCGACAAGTCCAAACTGCCCAGCCGCTATGTCACCGAAGGCCCGTCCAAGGCGCCGCACCGGTCCTACATGTATGCGATGGGCCTGAGCGAGGAAGAGATTCACCAGCCTCTCGTCGGCGTTGCTACCTGCTGGAACGAGGCCGCGCCGTGCAACATCGCGCTCAGCCGTCAGGCGCAAGCGGTGAAGATGGGCGTGAAAGCCGGAAGCGGCACGCCGCGCGAATTCACCACGATCACCGTCACCGACGGCATCGCGATGGGCCATGAGGGCATGCGCTCGTCGCTGGCCTCGCGCGAGGCGATTGCCGACACGGTCGAGCTGACAATGCGCGGCCACGCCTATGACGCCATCGTGGGCCTTGCAGGCTGTGACAAGTCGCTGCCGGGCATGATGATGGCGATGGTGCGTCTCAACACGCCCTCGGTCTTCATCTATGGCGGCTCGATTCTGCCGGGGCGCGCGCCGCAAGTGGACGAGATCCCCGAGGATTTCCGCACCCGCGACCTGACCGTCCAGGACATGTTCGAGGCCGTTGGTCGCCACCAGAACGGCACCATGTCCGATGCGGCGCTCGACATGCTCGAGCGCGTAGCCTGCCCCAGTGCAGGCGCTTGCGGTGGCCAGTTCACTGCCAATACGATGGCCTGCGTTTCCGAGGCGATCGGCCTTGCACTGATGAACAGCTCGGGCATGCCTGCGCCTTACGAGAGCCGCGATCAATATGGCGAGGCGTCGGGCCGCGCCGTGATGAACCTGATCGAGAAGAACATCCGCGCGCGAGATGTCGTGACGCTGCAATCGTTGCAGAATGCGGCGCGCGTCGTGGCCTGCACGGGTGGCTCGACGAATGCGGGCCTGCACCTGCCGGCGATTGCGCATGAGGCGGGCATCGATTTCTTCCTCGAGGATGTCTGCGACATCTTCCGCGACACGCCCTATTTCGTCGATCTCAAGCCGGGCGGCGCACATGTGGCCAAGGATCTCTATGATGTGGGTGGCATTCCCGTGGTGATGAAGGAGCTTCGCAAGGCTGGCCTTATCCACGAGGATTGCATCACCGCGTCGGGCCGCAGCATCGGTGAAGAGCTCGACCTGATCAGCCGCGAGGCGGATGGCAAGGTGATTTATCCCATCGAGACCCCCATCACCAAGACCGGCGGCGTCGTCGGCCTCAAGGGCAATCTGGCGCCCGAGGGTGCCATCGTGAAGGTCGCGGGCATACCTGCCGAGGGGCAGGTCTTCACCGGACCCGCCCGAGTGTTCGAGTCCGAAGAGGAAGCGTTCGAGGCCGTGCAGAAGCGCGGGTATGAGGAAGGCGAAGTAATCGTCATCCGCAACGAAGGCCCCGCTGGCGGGCCGGGCATGCGTGAGATGCTGGCGACCACGGCGGCCCTCTCCGGTCAGGGCATGGGCAAGAAGGTCGCGCTGATCACCGATGGCCGTTTTTCCGGCGCGACGCGTGGCTTCTGCGTCGGCCATGTCGGCCCCGAGAGCGCCTATGGCGGCCCCATCGCCCTGCTGAAAAACGGCGACATGATCACCATCGACGCCGTGGAGGGCGCGCTGACGGTTGATCTGAGCGACGAGGAACTGGCCAAGCGCAAGGAAGGCTGGGCCGGCCCGCGCGAGACGATGTATGCCTCTGGGGCGATCTGGAAATTCGCGCAGCTTGTCGGACCGACCTACAAGGGCGCGGTCACCCATCCCGGCGCCGAGGCCGAGCGTCACATCTACATGGATATCTAA
- a CDS encoding DUF6478 family protein — protein sequence MRMRSALVDWIVHRRGLRRWARAARRAPEMPLDELRRERSKARKLLFSLHEMTAVAENRLALPMIGSNAFPKPHGTDWAWRPALWNLPLAYPGMSAAPTKSKLGDELTLFHDCARSELTLRQVRNTREADLAPYGLRMDVFAFDGSFLSVVLDLPHGAVDGLKKRHLLRMTTIVELEKPLEIFARLNIKHGPNTEQIVRELPLHEDEIIVEFDLAYSALNEKRIERAWVDLIFENPEMSQVILRDLTFSRRPRAEF from the coding sequence ATGCGGATGCGTAGTGCTTTGGTCGATTGGATCGTGCATCGTCGCGGCCTGCGCCGCTGGGCTCGTGCCGCACGGCGCGCACCCGAAATGCCCTTGGATGAGTTGAGGCGCGAACGGAGCAAGGCACGCAAGCTCTTGTTCTCACTTCATGAAATGACTGCCGTTGCAGAAAACCGGCTGGCCCTGCCAATGATTGGCTCCAACGCGTTCCCCAAACCTCACGGGACGGACTGGGCCTGGCGCCCCGCGCTTTGGAACCTGCCGCTGGCGTATCCCGGCATGTCCGCTGCGCCCACCAAGTCCAAGCTGGGCGACGAGCTGACATTGTTTCACGATTGCGCACGGTCCGAATTGACTTTGCGGCAGGTGCGCAACACGCGCGAGGCCGATCTGGCGCCTTATGGCCTGCGCATGGATGTCTTTGCCTTCGACGGCTCTTTTCTGTCGGTCGTGCTGGATCTGCCGCATGGTGCGGTGGACGGGCTGAAAAAGCGCCACCTTTTGCGTATGACGACGATCGTCGAGCTGGAAAAACCGCTCGAGATCTTTGCGCGGCTCAACATCAAGCATGGCCCCAACACTGAACAGATCGTGCGCGAATTGCCGCTGCACGAGGATGAGATCATCGTCGAATTCGACCTGGCCTATTCGGCGCTGAACGAGAAGCGGATCGAGCGGGCCTGGGTCGATCTGATCTTCGAGAACCCCGAGATGAGCCAGGTGATCTTGCGCGACCTCACCTTCAGCCGCCGCCCGCGGGCGGAATTCTGA
- the rmuC gene encoding DNA recombination protein RmuC, whose product MEEVQQIIAAWDIAVWQGIAAVAAALVVILGLVAQAAARRAKAIETDAHRLQAEIARLEPVAARAHELEERAEGLLTEVYQEQVKAAELRTKLASQQETHDARIADMQAMRKEIEDRFQSLASGALTQNSERFLSMVTERFQKHKETADHDLTQRHAAIRDLVKPLDERLGKFDARMTEIEKARNEAYGTIKQQVLNLAEGQRDLGTETRRLVQALRAPKTRGRWGEMQLRQVFEMAGMTERVDFHLEKSFDTDEGRRRPDAIVHIPGGKSIVIDAKTPLSAYLDALEAETPEQQSVFIKQHAVQVRKHVNDLSSKAYYDTLGATPDFVVMFIPGETFVSAAAEADPQLIEYAFERKVLIATPATLMALVKSIAYGWQQDKMAENAEEVQKSAKEIYDRLRVFADHLARVGRSLGQSVDHYNKALGSLEGRVLPSARKFEELGVVAATSDKIERPASVEQEPRRLTAHEFTDDE is encoded by the coding sequence ATGGAAGAGGTGCAGCAGATCATCGCGGCGTGGGATATTGCCGTCTGGCAGGGTATCGCCGCAGTCGCCGCCGCTCTGGTCGTCATTCTGGGGTTGGTCGCGCAAGCGGCAGCGCGGCGCGCCAAGGCCATCGAGACAGATGCGCATCGGCTGCAGGCCGAGATTGCCCGGCTGGAGCCTGTCGCCGCCCGCGCACATGAGCTGGAAGAACGCGCCGAGGGTCTTTTGACCGAAGTCTATCAGGAGCAGGTCAAGGCCGCCGAGCTGCGCACGAAGCTCGCCAGCCAGCAAGAAACACATGACGCGCGCATCGCCGACATGCAGGCCATGCGCAAAGAGATCGAGGACCGCTTTCAATCGCTGGCCTCGGGAGCGCTGACGCAGAATTCCGAACGGTTCCTGTCGATGGTCACCGAGCGCTTCCAGAAGCACAAAGAAACCGCCGACCACGATCTGACCCAGCGCCATGCCGCGATCCGCGATCTGGTCAAGCCGCTGGACGAGCGGCTCGGCAAGTTCGACGCGCGCATGACCGAGATCGAAAAGGCCCGCAATGAGGCCTACGGGACGATCAAGCAGCAAGTGCTGAACCTCGCCGAAGGGCAGCGCGATCTGGGCACCGAGACGCGCCGCCTGGTGCAGGCTCTGCGCGCGCCCAAGACGCGCGGGCGCTGGGGTGAAATGCAGCTGCGGCAGGTGTTCGAGATGGCCGGCATGACCGAACGCGTCGATTTCCATCTGGAGAAGAGCTTTGACACCGATGAGGGGCGCCGCCGCCCCGATGCCATCGTACATATCCCCGGCGGCAAGAGCATCGTGATCGACGCCAAAACGCCGCTTTCGGCCTATCTGGATGCGCTGGAGGCCGAAACACCCGAGCAGCAAAGCGTCTTCATCAAGCAGCACGCGGTGCAGGTACGCAAGCACGTAAATGACCTGTCGTCCAAGGCCTATTACGACACGCTGGGCGCCACGCCGGATTTCGTGGTGATGTTCATCCCGGGCGAGACCTTCGTGTCCGCCGCCGCCGAGGCGGATCCGCAGCTGATCGAATACGCGTTCGAGCGCAAGGTGCTGATCGCGACGCCGGCCACGCTGATGGCGCTGGTCAAATCCATTGCCTATGGCTGGCAGCAGGACAAGATGGCCGAGAATGCCGAGGAGGTGCAGAAATCCGCCAAGGAAATCTACGATCGCCTGCGCGTCTTCGCCGATCATCTGGCACGCGTGGGCCGATCACTCGGACAGTCGGTCGATCACTACAACAAGGCGCTGGGATCGCTGGAGGGGCGCGTTCTGCCCTCGGCCCGCAAATTCGAGGAGCTGGGCGTCGTCGCCGCCACGTCGGACAAGATCGAGCGCCCCGCCAGCGTCGAGCAGGAGCCGCGCCGTCTGACCGCACATGAGTTCACCGACGATGAATAA
- the mutL gene encoding DNA mismatch repair endonuclease MutL produces MTHHAPHIGLGPAQTGPIIRQLDEAAINRIAAGEVVERPASAVKELVENAIDAGATRIAVEIADGGKTLIRVTDDGCGMAPDDLPLALARHATSKIDGSDLLNIHSFGFRGEALASLGAVGRLTVTSRAAGQDGAEISVTGGKMGAVRPAALNGGTVITLRDLFFATPARLKFMRTDRAEAQAIGDVIKRLAMAEPSISFTLRDVSGGGDGRLTFRADAETGDLFDALHARLARIIGSEFADNSMRIDAEREGFRLTGCAGLPTYSRGAAVAQYLFVNGRPVRDRMLLGALRAGYMDVLSRDRHPVAALFVECEGALVDVNVHPAKSEVRFRDPGTVRGLIVSGLRHALAEAGHRASSTVATGTLGAFRPEERGQQPGARVYQMDRPSAQARTASYAAQAPGFAEMQGDYSARAEPAPEQSAPVDTPLGAARAQVHENYIIAQTKDGIVIVDQHAAHERLVYERLKRQQEGHGIAAQALLIPEIVELNEGDCAVLMDAAEDLASLGLCIEPFGGGAIAVRETPALLGHVDAAALIRDVLDELTDQGSSETLRARIDAILSRMSCHGSIRSGRRMQADEMNALLREMEATPMSGQCNHGRPTYVALKLSDIERLFGRS; encoded by the coding sequence ATGACGCATCACGCACCCCATATCGGCCTTGGCCCTGCGCAAACCGGCCCGATCATCCGCCAGCTGGACGAGGCCGCGATCAACCGTATCGCCGCTGGCGAAGTGGTGGAACGGCCCGCATCCGCGGTCAAGGAGCTGGTTGAGAACGCCATCGACGCGGGCGCGACGCGCATCGCGGTCGAGATCGCCGATGGGGGCAAGACGCTGATCCGCGTCACGGATGACGGCTGCGGCATGGCGCCGGATGATCTGCCGCTGGCACTGGCACGGCACGCGACGTCCAAGATTGACGGCAGCGATCTGCTGAACATCCACAGCTTCGGCTTTCGCGGCGAGGCGCTGGCCTCGCTCGGCGCTGTCGGGCGCCTGACCGTCACCTCGCGCGCGGCAGGGCAGGATGGCGCCGAGATCAGCGTCACGGGCGGCAAAATGGGCGCCGTGCGCCCCGCCGCGCTGAATGGCGGCACGGTCATCACGCTGCGCGATCTTTTCTTTGCCACGCCCGCACGGCTGAAATTCATGCGGACCGACCGGGCCGAAGCGCAGGCAATCGGCGATGTGATCAAGCGGCTGGCGATGGCCGAGCCATCCATCAGCTTCACCTTGCGCGACGTGTCGGGCGGCGGCGATGGGCGGCTGACCTTTCGCGCCGATGCCGAGACCGGCGATCTCTTTGATGCGCTGCATGCCCGCCTTGCCCGAATCATCGGCAGCGAATTTGCGGACAATTCCATGCGCATCGACGCCGAGCGCGAAGGGTTTCGCCTGACCGGCTGCGCGGGCCTGCCCACCTACTCGCGTGGCGCGGCCGTTGCCCAGTATCTCTTCGTCAATGGCCGCCCGGTGCGCGACCGGATGCTGCTGGGCGCATTGCGCGCGGGCTATATGGACGTGCTCAGCCGGGATCGGCATCCCGTCGCCGCGCTTTTTGTCGAGTGTGAAGGGGCGCTGGTGGATGTGAACGTGCATCCCGCGAAATCCGAAGTGCGCTTTCGGGATCCGGGCACCGTGCGCGGCCTGATCGTCTCGGGCCTGCGTCATGCGCTGGCCGAGGCGGGGCATCGCGCGTCCTCCACCGTGGCCACCGGCACGCTGGGCGCGTTTCGCCCCGAGGAGCGCGGCCAGCAACCCGGCGCGCGCGTTTACCAGATGGACCGCCCCTCTGCGCAGGCCCGCACGGCCAGTTATGCCGCGCAAGCGCCCGGCTTTGCCGAGATGCAGGGCGATTACAGCGCCCGCGCCGAGCCGGCACCAGAGCAAAGCGCGCCGGTGGACACGCCGCTGGGCGCCGCGCGCGCGCAGGTGCATGAGAATTACATCATCGCCCAGACCAAGGATGGCATCGTCATCGTCGATCAGCACGCCGCGCATGAACGCCTTGTCTATGAGCGGCTGAAACGCCAGCAGGAGGGGCACGGAATCGCCGCACAGGCTCTGTTGATCCCCGAAATCGTCGAACTGAACGAAGGCGATTGCGCGGTCCTGATGGACGCGGCCGAGGATCTGGCAAGTCTCGGCCTCTGCATCGAGCCTTTCGGCGGCGGCGCGATTGCGGTGCGAGAGACGCCTGCCCTTTTGGGCCATGTCGACGCTGCGGCGCTCATCCGCGATGTGCTGGACGAGTTGACGGACCAAGGCAGCAGCGAGACGCTGCGCGCCCGCATCGACGCGATCCTCAGCCGCATGTCCTGCCATGGCTCCATCCGCTCGGGGCGCAGGATGCAGGCGGATGAGATGAACGCCCTCCTGCGCGAGATGGAGGCCACGCCCATGTCCGGGCAGTGCAATCACGGGCGCCCCACTTACGTCGCGCTGAAGCTGAGCGATATCGAGCGGCTTTTCGGGCGCAGTTGA